The following are encoded in a window of Candidatus Woesearchaeota archaeon genomic DNA:
- a CDS encoding COG1361 S-layer family protein, whose protein sequence is MKKTTILMALIVILTLAMATQTNAASPEIELTIQSYSPSPIEPGDSAELWIKAENIGTETAKKLQVEFLDNYPFKLISENDRITTINELEMGRSYILRYKIQIDPGAIQGSNNIQMKYSYDGHQEYSVTKNLPLLIRTTDTPITLSYVKLNDETMHPGEKNTLKIGIKNLAKSSTVRDLSVELILTPVYGSTGILADIPFTPLNSGSKKTLDKIRAGQTAEFEFQIATYPDAESKLYKVPVQIKYRDEIGTQYNDTILIGLEVNSKPELMITLEDSQINTQNPKGEITIAVTNRGISDLKLMTLTLEESQDYQIISPTNQIYLGNVDSDDFETARFEIKTQGSGTIKLPIQIEYKDSLNKDFKENYEIEYNILEPNGEQNNTGTIIIVVIILAIIGIIIYKKRKKKRK, encoded by the coding sequence ATGAAAAAAACAACAATACTAATGGCGCTAATAGTAATATTAACTCTTGCAATGGCAACACAAACAAACGCAGCGAGCCCAGAAATAGAACTAACAATACAATCATACTCGCCAAGTCCCATAGAACCGGGAGATTCAGCGGAATTATGGATAAAAGCAGAAAACATAGGAACTGAAACTGCAAAAAAATTGCAAGTAGAATTCCTAGACAACTATCCTTTCAAACTAATATCAGAAAATGACAGAATCACAACAATAAACGAATTAGAAATGGGAAGAAGTTACATACTCAGATACAAAATACAAATAGATCCTGGAGCAATACAAGGCAGTAATAACATACAAATGAAATACTCCTATGACGGTCACCAAGAATATAGTGTAACAAAAAACCTGCCGCTCCTAATAAGAACTACAGATACCCCAATAACACTAAGCTATGTAAAACTAAACGATGAAACTATGCACCCAGGAGAAAAAAATACACTAAAAATAGGGATTAAAAACTTAGCAAAATCGTCAACAGTAAGAGACCTATCTGTAGAACTAATACTAACGCCAGTATATGGCTCAACAGGAATTCTAGCAGACATACCATTCACGCCACTAAATAGTGGAAGCAAAAAAACACTAGACAAAATAAGAGCCGGACAAACAGCGGAATTTGAATTTCAAATAGCAACATATCCTGACGCAGAAAGCAAACTATACAAAGTTCCAGTACAAATAAAATACAGAGATGAAATAGGAACACAATACAATGATACAATACTAATAGGTCTGGAAGTGAACAGTAAACCCGAACTAATGATAACTTTAGAAGACTCACAAATAAACACTCAAAATCCAAAAGGAGAAATAACAATAGCAGTAACAAACAGAGGTATAAGCGACCTAAAACTAATGACTTTGACGCTAGAAGAATCTCAAGACTACCAAATAATAAGTCCTACAAACCAAATATATTTAGGAAATGTGGATTCAGATGACTTTGAAACAGCTAGATTTGAAATAAAAACACAAGGTTCTGGAACAATAAAACTACCAATTCAAATAGAATACAAAGACTCCTTAAACAAAGACTTCAAAGAAAACTACGAAATAGAATACAATATACTAGAACCAAATGGAGAACAAAACAACACAGGAACCATAATAATTGTAGTAATAATACTAGCAATAATTGGGATAATAATATACAAAAAAAGAAAGAAAAAAAGAAAATAA
- a CDS encoding ABC transporter ATP-binding protein, translating to MIELKNVWKTYDMGEVKVHALRGLTLEVEKGEFLAVMGPSGSGKSTAMNMIGCLDVPTKGTILLDGKDISKMTESDLAQIRGKKIGFIFQKFNLLTSMTAKENVMLPLTFQNLTKTEREKLAEKALTMVELQERMNHTPNELSGGQQQRVAIARALANTPDVILADEPTGALDSKTGSSVLDFLRELHEKKGTTIVMVTHDDKVAHNADRIVYLKDGFIVKSLDEDTTKIIEKQIPETNKN from the coding sequence ATAATAGAACTCAAAAATGTGTGGAAAACATACGATATGGGAGAAGTAAAAGTGCATGCACTAAGAGGACTAACTCTAGAAGTAGAAAAAGGAGAATTCCTTGCAGTAATGGGACCTTCTGGATCAGGAAAAAGTACTGCGATGAACATGATAGGATGCCTCGACGTACCAACAAAAGGAACCATACTATTAGATGGAAAAGACATAAGCAAAATGACAGAATCAGACCTAGCACAAATAAGAGGAAAAAAAATAGGATTTATATTTCAAAAATTCAACCTACTAACAAGCATGACTGCAAAAGAAAACGTAATGCTGCCCCTAACATTCCAAAACCTTACAAAAACAGAAAGAGAAAAATTAGCAGAAAAAGCACTAACAATGGTAGAACTGCAAGAAAGAATGAACCACACACCAAACGAACTATCAGGCGGACAACAACAAAGAGTAGCAATAGCAAGAGCACTGGCAAACACCCCAGATGTAATTCTTGCAGATGAACCAACAGGAGCACTAGATAGTAAAACAGGATCATCAGTATTGGATTTCCTAAGAGAACTACACGAAAAAAAAGGAACAACAATAGTTATGGTGACACACGATGACAAAGTAGCACATAACGCAGATAGAATAGTATACCTAAAAGACGGATTCATAGTCAAATCACTAGATGAAGACACAACAAAAATAATAGAAAAACAAATACCTGAAACCAACAAAAACTAA
- a CDS encoding winged helix-turn-helix transcriptional regulator, with protein MEKTEQETGFKKELLILFEKLFRDVGLDSLSSKLVSYIYLEPNEISMDELTEITGYSLSAVSTKLKPLENIGMIERRKKPGSKKLYFYMDKDLIKLNQQKIEFAINKQIIPLKEALPIILNNNKKSKLPEKEKQIHEIAENYLTQITKMEGLLKKVLEELEKLRQ; from the coding sequence ATGGAAAAAACAGAACAAGAAACAGGATTCAAAAAAGAACTCTTAATACTATTTGAAAAACTATTCAGAGACGTAGGATTAGACTCATTAAGCTCAAAACTAGTTTCTTACATATACCTGGAACCAAACGAAATAAGCATGGATGAATTAACAGAAATAACAGGTTACTCACTAAGCGCAGTAAGCACAAAACTAAAACCTCTAGAAAACATAGGTATGATAGAAAGAAGAAAAAAACCAGGAAGCAAAAAACTATACTTTTACATGGACAAAGACTTAATAAAATTAAACCAACAAAAAATAGAATTCGCAATAAACAAACAAATAATCCCCCTAAAAGAAGCACTGCCAATAATCCTAAATAACAACAAAAAATCAAAACTTCCTGAAAAAGAAAAACAAATACACGAAATAGCAGAAAACTACTTAACTCAAATAACAAAAATGGAAGGATTACTAAAAAAAGTATTAGAAGAACTAGAAAAGCTAAGACAATGA
- a CDS encoding phosphotransferase — protein sequence MDRSHMKIEDESIEKVLSKIGESLESKQLFNNGFNNQVYFIKTKSGKELVLRLTNPLEKWKTYKTLNEVEAINFLSEKTNIPVPQILDYSIDKELVGFEYILMNKIEGEPLSEKYESYSKEDRTHVLQQIADFYVQIKQFEFDKIGWFGKNMVISKVGDIESGPFNDFDEYMFAEITYLLNQANKREDLKEYVKKSKDFLKNLLSKKSYNPKMVFTSNDLMLKNFLVEKNKVVGLLDLEWAGSYPEYNDLMNIVGDFKFEKYKKEKEEFFKILKKNGLETEVSEPFKSIYELKGTLTGLLYYSDWFDDELEAEKYYKIKITDLKSLFN from the coding sequence ATGGACAGATCGCATATGAAGATCGAGGATGAATCAATAGAAAAAGTATTATCAAAAATAGGTGAATCACTAGAATCAAAACAACTTTTTAACAACGGCTTTAATAATCAGGTTTACTTTATAAAAACAAAATCAGGAAAAGAATTAGTCCTTCGGCTGACAAATCCATTAGAAAAATGGAAAACATACAAAACACTTAATGAAGTTGAAGCAATTAACTTCTTAAGTGAAAAAACAAACATTCCTGTGCCTCAAATACTTGATTATTCTATTGATAAAGAACTAGTTGGTTTTGAATATATTCTTATGAATAAAATAGAAGGTGAACCTTTATCAGAAAAATATGAATCATACAGCAAAGAAGACAGAACTCATGTTTTACAACAAATAGCAGATTTCTATGTACAGATTAAACAATTCGAATTCGATAAAATAGGATGGTTTGGAAAAAACATGGTAATTTCTAAAGTGGGCGATATAGAATCAGGTCCATTCAACGATTTTGATGAATATATGTTTGCAGAAATTACATATCTTCTTAATCAAGCCAATAAAAGAGAGGATTTGAAAGAATATGTAAAAAAATCAAAGGATTTCTTAAAAAATCTCCTTTCTAAAAAATCTTATAATCCTAAAATGGTTTTCACATCTAATGATTTAATGCTTAAAAATTTCTTAGTTGAAAAAAACAAAGTGGTTGGTCTTCTAGACTTAGAATGGGCAGGTTCATACCCGGAATATAATGATTTAATGAATATTGTTGGTGATTTCAAATTTGAAAAATATAAAAAAGAAAAAGAAGAATTTTTCAAGATTCTAAAGAAAAATGGTCTGGAAACAGAAGTTTCTGAGCCATTTAAATCAATTTACGAACTGAAAGGGACTCTAACTGGCCTGTTATATTATAGTGATTGGTTTGATGATGAACTTGAAGCAGAAAAATATTATAAAATAAAAATAACTGATCTCAAATCTTTGTTTAATTAA